A portion of the Segatella copri DSM 18205 genome contains these proteins:
- a CDS encoding glycoside hydrolase family 2 TIM barrel-domain containing protein, with product MKQRLFVTLSLAGLAMATFGATKPKTAIKSLNKTTIQQPTYTEWHDLQVNAINRFPLHTNFFTYPADDWVSEKDGKIVSKDILHMNKTESKYFLSLDGTWKFNWVANADQRPTDFYKEDLDDSKWKTMNVPGNWEMNGFGDPEYVNIGFAWRGNFDQQPPAVPTKDNHVGSYRRIIDIPANWDGKQVVAHFGSVTSNIYLYVNGKFAGYAEDSKVAAEFDITPYLKKGKNLIAFQTFRWCDGSWDEDQDFWRLSGVARESYLFARDAQLHLEDIRVTPDLVNNYKDGVLNISTKVKGTGKLNFILFDKEGKQVATATGLAKNGTANITMNVENPHKWSAETPYLYTLQVSLSSALKNGNMKSASITPVKVGFRKVEIKNKQFLVNGQPVLIKGANRHEMDPDGGYVLSMERMIQDIKIMKRLNINAVRTCHYPDDPRWYELCDEYGIYVVAEANQESHGFQYGDDAAAKKPMFAKQIMERNQHNVSMYFNHPSVVTWSMGNETVMGDNFLQAYKWIKSQDQSRPVQYEQASRGEGTDIFCPMYYPVSACEKYAKDPNSPMPLIQCEYNHTMGNSGGNLKDYWNLIRKYPILQGGFDWDFVDQGLHRKVLKPMTIKNPEKMSNEELRKIEYCYGGDYNNYDPSDNNFNCNGIIGPDRQLNPHAYEVAYQYQNIWAKMVNAEKGEVSVYNENFFRNLSNYALAWSLIEDGVETQNGTIADIDVAAQQTKNFTIPYDLSKVKGKEVFLNIDFRLKKAEPLMEAGQIVAYAQLAVKEKKCCGHCADNMAKAQGGKKVKAKLIDKKGEQDITVTTPDLTVKVNRTTGLISEYTYRGKSLLGEGGTLKPNFWRAPTDNDFGAGLQKKFQVWKNPVMNLKGVAVEKDKKANTISICATYEMPEVKGELEIDYLIMPNTGAMKVTQEFDASDDAKVSDLFRFGMLMQLPYDMDKSQYYGRGPIENYSDREDCMRIGIYSDDADHQYFPYIRPQESGTKGDMRWWNQTDASGFGFKVKSCKPFYASAIHFDTEELDDGDDKDQRHSFNLKKSKFTNLFLDAEHSGVAGENSWGAWPLEKYRLHYGDKNFTFVLIPLDK from the coding sequence ATGAAACAGAGACTGTTCGTAACATTGAGTTTGGCAGGATTAGCAATGGCAACCTTTGGTGCAACCAAACCGAAGACTGCCATTAAGTCGTTGAATAAGACGACCATCCAACAGCCAACTTACACAGAATGGCACGACCTTCAGGTGAATGCCATCAATCGTTTTCCGTTGCACACCAATTTCTTCACCTATCCGGCAGATGACTGGGTTTCTGAGAAAGACGGTAAGATCGTGAGCAAGGATATCCTGCACATGAACAAGACGGAGAGCAAGTATTTCCTTTCGCTCGACGGAACCTGGAAGTTCAACTGGGTGGCTAATGCCGACCAGCGTCCTACCGACTTCTACAAGGAAGATCTTGATGACTCCAAATGGAAGACCATGAATGTTCCAGGCAACTGGGAGATGAACGGATTCGGTGATCCGGAATATGTAAATATTGGTTTTGCATGGCGTGGAAATTTTGACCAGCAGCCACCAGCAGTTCCTACCAAGGACAACCATGTAGGCTCTTACCGCCGTATCATCGACATCCCTGCCAACTGGGATGGCAAGCAGGTTGTAGCTCATTTCGGTAGCGTTACTTCCAACATCTATCTCTATGTAAACGGCAAGTTTGCCGGTTATGCAGAGGATAGCAAGGTAGCTGCCGAGTTTGACATCACTCCTTACCTGAAGAAGGGCAAGAATCTGATTGCCTTCCAGACCTTCCGCTGGTGCGATGGTTCCTGGGATGAGGATCAGGACTTCTGGCGCTTGAGTGGTGTGGCTCGTGAAAGCTATCTCTTTGCCCGCGATGCCCAGTTGCATTTGGAGGATATCCGTGTTACTCCTGACCTTGTAAACAACTACAAGGACGGTGTGCTCAACATCTCTACCAAGGTAAAGGGAACAGGCAAGCTGAACTTCATCCTCTTCGACAAAGAGGGCAAGCAGGTGGCTACAGCTACAGGATTGGCAAAGAATGGAACAGCCAACATTACGATGAACGTAGAGAATCCACACAAGTGGAGTGCTGAGACACCTTATTTATATACCCTGCAGGTTTCCCTCTCAAGTGCGCTGAAGAATGGCAACATGAAATCAGCAAGCATCACGCCAGTAAAGGTAGGTTTCCGCAAGGTGGAAATCAAGAACAAGCAGTTCCTTGTCAACGGTCAGCCTGTGCTCATTAAGGGTGCCAACCGTCATGAGATGGACCCTGATGGAGGTTATGTATTGAGCATGGAGCGCATGATTCAGGACATTAAGATTATGAAGCGCCTGAATATCAACGCTGTCCGTACCTGCCACTATCCTGATGATCCACGCTGGTATGAGCTCTGCGATGAGTATGGTATCTATGTGGTAGCTGAGGCTAACCAGGAGAGTCACGGTTTCCAGTATGGCGATGATGCAGCTGCCAAGAAACCGATGTTTGCCAAGCAGATTATGGAGCGCAACCAGCACAATGTTTCCATGTACTTCAATCATCCTAGTGTCGTAACCTGGAGTATGGGTAATGAGACGGTGATGGGCGATAACTTCCTGCAGGCTTACAAGTGGATCAAGAGCCAGGACCAGAGCCGTCCGGTTCAGTATGAGCAGGCAAGCAGAGGCGAGGGTACCGATATCTTCTGCCCTATGTACTATCCTGTAAGCGCTTGTGAAAAGTATGCGAAGGACCCTAACAGTCCGATGCCGCTCATCCAGTGCGAGTACAACCATACTATGGGTAACTCAGGCGGTAACCTGAAGGATTACTGGAATCTGATTCGCAAGTATCCTATCCTCCAGGGTGGTTTCGACTGGGATTTCGTTGACCAGGGCTTGCACCGCAAGGTATTGAAGCCGATGACCATCAAGAATCCTGAGAAGATGAGCAATGAAGAGCTCCGCAAGATAGAATATTGCTACGGTGGCGATTATAACAATTACGACCCTAGCGACAACAACTTCAACTGCAATGGTATCATCGGTCCTGACCGTCAGCTCAATCCTCATGCCTACGAGGTAGCCTACCAGTATCAGAACATCTGGGCTAAGATGGTGAATGCAGAGAAGGGCGAAGTAAGTGTATACAATGAGAACTTCTTCCGCAATTTGAGCAACTATGCCTTGGCATGGAGCCTCATTGAGGATGGCGTGGAGACTCAGAACGGTACCATCGCTGATATCGATGTAGCTGCCCAGCAAACCAAGAACTTCACCATCCCTTACGACCTTTCTAAGGTAAAGGGCAAGGAGGTATTCCTCAACATCGATTTCCGTCTGAAGAAGGCTGAACCTCTGATGGAGGCTGGTCAGATTGTGGCTTATGCCCAGCTGGCAGTGAAGGAGAAGAAGTGCTGCGGTCATTGTGCAGATAACATGGCTAAGGCTCAGGGCGGCAAGAAGGTGAAGGCTAAGCTCATCGACAAAAAGGGCGAGCAGGATATCACCGTTACTACTCCTGATCTGACCGTGAAGGTGAACCGTACCACCGGTCTCATCTCTGAATATACCTATCGTGGCAAGTCGCTCCTCGGAGAGGGCGGTACCCTGAAGCCAAACTTCTGGCGTGCTCCTACCGATAATGATTTCGGTGCCGGTCTGCAGAAGAAGTTCCAGGTTTGGAAGAACCCTGTCATGAACCTGAAGGGTGTAGCTGTTGAAAAGGATAAGAAGGCAAACACCATCAGCATCTGTGCAACCTATGAGATGCCAGAGGTGAAGGGTGAGCTGGAAATCGATTATCTCATCATGCCTAACACCGGTGCGATGAAGGTAACCCAGGAGTTTGATGCTTCTGATGATGCCAAGGTCAGCGATCTGTTCCGTTTCGGTATGCTGATGCAGTTGCCATACGATATGGACAAGAGCCAGTATTACGGCCGTGGTCCTATCGAGAACTATTCTGACCGTGAGGACTGCATGCGCATCGGAATCTATAGCGATGATGCCGACCACCAGTACTTCCCATACATCCGTCCACAGGAGAGTGGAACCAAGGGCGATATGCGCTGGTGGAACCAGACCGATGCTTCCGGCTTCGGATTCAAGGTGAAGAGCTGCAAGCCATTCTATGCTTCCGCCATCCACTTCGACACAGAAGAACTGGATGATGGTGATGACAAGGACCAGCGTCACAGTTTCAATCTGAAGAAGTCAAAATTCACCAATCTCTTCCTCGATGCAGAGCATTCTGGTGTGGCTGGTGAGAACTCTTGGGGTGCGTGGCCATTGGAGAAATATCGCCTCCATTATGGCGATAAGAACTTCACTTTCGTGCTCATTCCATTAGATAAATAG
- the argS gene encoding arginine--tRNA ligase, producing MKIENEIISSVIAAVKELYGQDVPEKMVALQKTKSNFEGNLTLVVFPFLKMSKKKPEDTAQEIGEYLKKNCANVIADFNVVKGFLNLSIAPAAWVGLLNTINADPKFGEKPVTENSPLVMIEYSSPNTNKPLHLGHVRNNLLGWSLAQIMEANGNKVIKTNIVNDRGIHICKSMLAWLKWGNGETPETSGKKGDHLIGDYYVAFDKHYREEIAELKAQYMKDGMDEEAATEKAKVEAPLIKEAHEMLVKWENNDPEVRALWQKMNNWVYAGFDETYKMMGVSFDKIYYESNTYLEGKKKVEEGLEKGLFFRKDDNSVWADLTNEGLDQKLLLRSDGTSVYMTQDIGTADLRFKDFPIDKMIYVVGNEQNYHFQVLSILLDRLGFKWGKDLVHFSYGMVELPNGKMKSREGTVVDADDLMAEMIKDARQTSDELGKFKDMSEEERQEISRIVGLGALKYFILKVDARKNMLFNPEESIDFNGNTGPFIQYTYARIRSIMRKAAAEGIEIPAELGADAPINEKEIDLIQKMNDFAAAVADAGNNYNPGGIANYCYELTKEFNQFYHDYSILNAESEAEKITRLVLAANVAKILKNGMSLLGIEVPERM from the coding sequence ATGAAGATAGAAAACGAAATCATCAGCTCGGTCATCGCTGCGGTGAAGGAGCTTTATGGTCAGGACGTACCTGAGAAGATGGTAGCCCTGCAGAAGACCAAGAGTAATTTCGAAGGTAACCTTACCCTCGTCGTATTCCCATTCCTCAAAATGTCGAAGAAAAAGCCTGAGGATACAGCACAGGAAATCGGCGAATACCTGAAGAAAAACTGCGCTAATGTTATCGCAGACTTCAACGTGGTTAAGGGTTTCCTCAACCTTTCTATCGCTCCTGCCGCTTGGGTAGGACTCTTGAATACCATCAACGCTGACCCTAAGTTTGGTGAGAAACCAGTTACAGAGAACAGTCCGCTCGTCATGATCGAGTACTCTTCTCCTAACACCAACAAGCCTCTCCACCTCGGTCACGTGCGCAACAACCTCCTCGGCTGGTCATTGGCCCAGATTATGGAGGCTAACGGCAACAAGGTAATCAAGACAAATATCGTTAACGACCGTGGTATCCACATCTGTAAGTCTATGCTCGCCTGGCTCAAGTGGGGCAATGGCGAAACTCCTGAAACTTCCGGCAAGAAGGGCGACCACCTCATCGGCGACTACTATGTAGCCTTCGACAAGCACTATCGTGAGGAAATCGCAGAACTCAAGGCTCAGTATATGAAGGATGGCATGGACGAGGAAGCTGCCACAGAGAAAGCTAAGGTAGAGGCTCCGCTGATTAAGGAGGCTCACGAGATGCTCGTAAAGTGGGAGAACAACGACCCTGAGGTTCGTGCTCTCTGGCAGAAGATGAACAACTGGGTTTACGCTGGCTTCGATGAGACTTACAAGATGATGGGTGTAAGTTTCGACAAGATATATTATGAGTCAAATACTTACCTCGAGGGTAAGAAGAAGGTAGAAGAAGGATTGGAGAAGGGGCTCTTCTTCCGCAAGGACGATAACTCTGTTTGGGCTGACCTCACCAATGAGGGTCTCGACCAGAAACTCCTGCTCCGTTCAGACGGCACCTCTGTTTATATGACTCAGGACATTGGTACTGCCGACCTCCGTTTCAAGGACTTCCCTATCGACAAGATGATCTACGTAGTAGGTAACGAGCAGAACTACCACTTCCAGGTGCTCTCTATCCTGCTCGACCGTCTCGGTTTCAAGTGGGGTAAGGACTTGGTTCACTTCTCTTACGGTATGGTAGAGTTGCCTAACGGTAAGATGAAGAGCCGCGAGGGAACCGTAGTAGATGCTGATGACCTGATGGCAGAGATGATTAAGGATGCTCGCCAGACAAGCGATGAGCTTGGCAAGTTCAAGGACATGAGCGAGGAAGAGCGCCAGGAGATTTCACGCATCGTGGGTCTCGGAGCGTTGAAGTACTTCATCCTCAAGGTAGATGCCCGCAAGAACATGCTCTTCAACCCAGAAGAAAGTATCGACTTCAATGGTAACACAGGTCCTTTCATCCAGTATACCTACGCTCGTATCCGCAGCATCATGCGCAAGGCAGCAGCCGAGGGCATCGAGATTCCTGCTGAGTTGGGCGCAGATGCTCCTATCAACGAGAAGGAGATTGACCTCATCCAGAAGATGAACGACTTCGCAGCAGCCGTAGCCGATGCTGGCAACAACTACAACCCTGGTGGTATCGCTAACTACTGCTACGAGTTGACCAAGGAGTTCAACCAGTTCTATCACGACTACAGCATCCTGAATGCTGAGAGCGAGGCTGAGAAGATTACCCGTCTGGTTCTTGCAGCCAACGTGGCTAAGATTCTGAAGAACGGTATGTCTCTGCTCGGCATCGAGGTTCCAGAAAGAATGTAA